One part of the Deltaproteobacteria bacterium genome encodes these proteins:
- the rsmI gene encoding 16S rRNA (cytidine(1402)-2'-O)-methyltransferase, giving the protein MSGILYIVATPIGNLEDITLRALKVLKEADAIITEDTRHSRGLLAHFGVQKKLVSYFEYSKQQKAEAIISHLEAGENLALITDAGTPAVSDPGARLVALARSRGIDVVPIPGPSAATAALSVCGFPTDPFHFWGFLPPSNNKRRKIYEAIALLPGTHCFYESPHKILKRVDEWGNYFSEFYLMIGRELTKKFETILWGKFPEVAERLKQSEARGEYTIVLSREKLV; this is encoded by the coding sequence ATGTCAGGCATATTATACATCGTTGCCACCCCCATCGGAAACCTCGAGGACATCACCCTTCGGGCGTTAAAGGTTTTAAAAGAGGCGGACGCCATCATCACCGAGGACACGCGTCATTCGCGGGGCTTGCTTGCCCATTTTGGCGTTCAAAAAAAACTGGTTTCCTATTTTGAGTACAGCAAACAACAAAAGGCCGAAGCAATTATTTCGCATCTGGAGGCCGGCGAAAACCTGGCGCTCATCACCGATGCCGGAACGCCCGCCGTCTCCGACCCCGGGGCGCGGCTTGTCGCCCTGGCCCGCTCCCGCGGGATCGATGTTGTTCCCATCCCCGGCCCCTCCGCGGCAACGGCGGCGCTTTCGGTCTGCGGCTTCCCCACCGATCCGTTTCATTTTTGGGGTTTTTTGCCGCCATCCAACAACAAACGACGGAAGATCTATGAAGCAATAGCCCTACTTCCGGGGACGCACTGTTTTTACGAATCGCCGCACAAGATTTTAAAAAGGGTGGACGAGTGGGGGAATTATTTTTCAGAATTTTATCTGATGATCGGGCGCGAATTGACCAAAAAGTTCGAAACGATTTTGTGGGGGAAATTTCCCGAAGTCGCTGAACGGTTGAAACAGTCGGAGGCGAGGGGGGAGTATACGATTGTCTTGTCACGAGAAAAATTAGTATAG
- a CDS encoding CoA transferase, which yields MPDKPLSGVTIVDLSRLIPGPFCSLILADLGARVIKMEDPQRGDYLRNISCVYRGLNRNKKILKLDIKSQKGKEAFVRHVKKADILIESFRPGVLKKMGFSISQLHKINRRLIVASITGYGQKGPNKNRAGHDLNYMALSGCLNPPQPPYIQYADLVGGGLFAALAIISALYQRGKKGNGAHLDISMTDSMIFLNLANLILIQGPMAPNILSGILARYRVYPTSDGKFVALAALEDKFWNRFCGVIGKPEWKGKGYVDQAPEIHQQLAAIFASKTRDEWTRLGRENDFCLTPVLATSEVLESAQFRERKKFVKKNGMLFPKTPY from the coding sequence ATGCCCGACAAACCCTTATCCGGTGTCACTATTGTGGATCTCTCCCGCCTGATCCCCGGCCCCTTCTGTTCGCTCATTCTCGCCGACCTGGGCGCGCGGGTGATCAAAATGGAAGATCCGCAAAGGGGGGATTACCTTCGCAATATTTCCTGCGTCTACCGCGGCTTAAACCGGAACAAAAAAATTCTTAAGCTCGACATCAAATCGCAAAAAGGAAAAGAGGCCTTTGTCCGCCATGTCAAAAAGGCCGATATCCTTATCGAGTCGTTCCGGCCGGGTGTTTTAAAAAAAATGGGGTTCTCAATTTCCCAACTCCACAAAATCAACCGCAGGCTCATTGTCGCCTCCATCACCGGTTACGGGCAAAAAGGGCCGAATAAAAATCGCGCCGGGCACGATCTCAATTATATGGCGCTGTCGGGATGCCTAAATCCCCCCCAACCCCCTTACATCCAGTACGCCGACCTGGTCGGAGGGGGGCTTTTTGCGGCGCTGGCGATTATCAGCGCACTGTATCAACGGGGCAAAAAAGGGAATGGGGCCCATCTCGATATTTCCATGACCGATTCAATGATTTTCTTGAATCTGGCGAATCTGATTTTGATTCAGGGACCGATGGCGCCCAACATTTTAAGCGGCATTCTGGCGCGATATCGTGTCTATCCGACCTCGGACGGCAAATTTGTCGCCCTCGCGGCGTTGGAGGACAAGTTCTGGAACCGTTTTTGCGGGGTCATCGGCAAACCGGAATGGAAAGGAAAGGGATATGTCGATCAGGCGCCGGAGATCCATCAACAACTGGCCGCAATCTTCGCGTCAAAGACGCGGGATGAGTGGACGCGTCTTGGAAGGGAGAATGATTTTTGCCTGACGCCGGTGCTTGCGACGTCGGAAGTGTTGGAGAGCGCGCAGTTCAGAGAGAGGAAAAAATTTGTGAAAAAGAACGGCATGTTGTTTCCAAAGACGCCGTATTAA
- a CDS encoding XRE family transcriptional regulator gives MAKKQKVFVSRNAHELAEAIGLGPADAVEWELRYSLTRRIADTVKRNRLTVSAVAKNAKTSRARVTRVLKGDSQGISIDVLIRILGAVGQEIAVHYKKAA, from the coding sequence ATGGCTAAAAAACAAAAGGTGTTTGTGAGTCGTAATGCGCATGAACTGGCCGAGGCAATTGGGCTGGGTCCTGCCGATGCCGTTGAGTGGGAATTGAGATACAGTTTAACGCGAAGGATTGCCGATACGGTCAAAAGAAACCGGTTGACTGTGTCGGCGGTGGCCAAGAATGCAAAAACCTCGCGGGCGCGAGTGACCCGGGTGCTCAAAGGCGATTCACAGGGCATATCCATTGATGTTCTTATCAGGATACTGGGAGCGGTGGGCCAGGAAATTGCCGTTCATTATAAGAAAGCGGCGTAA
- a CDS encoding Uma2 family endonuclease: MGTAKKIRHKYTYRDYLTWGDDERWEIIGGEAYNMSPAPTFAHQQVVARLTHFLMTRLEGKQCIPVMAPIDVVLSEEDVVQPDVIVVCDKQKIQKTHIAGAPDLVIEVLSPSTSLKDRREKKDLYEKFGVKEYLLVDPDEKYVERYFLQKGKYGSSEVFGPKDKLASRSLKGVRLPLKEIFS; encoded by the coding sequence ATGGGGACAGCCAAAAAAATCCGCCATAAATACACCTACCGCGACTATCTCACCTGGGGCGACGACGAGCGCTGGGAGATCATCGGCGGCGAGGCCTACAACATGAGTCCGGCGCCCACTTTTGCCCATCAGCAAGTCGTCGCCAGGCTGACGCATTTTCTGATGACGAGGCTCGAGGGAAAACAGTGCATCCCTGTTATGGCCCCCATAGACGTGGTTCTCTCGGAAGAAGATGTCGTCCAGCCCGATGTCATTGTTGTCTGCGACAAACAGAAGATCCAAAAAACGCACATCGCCGGCGCCCCCGATCTTGTGATCGAGGTCCTTTCGCCGTCCACATCCCTGAAAGACCGCCGGGAAAAAAAGGATCTCTACGAAAAATTCGGCGTGAAGGAATACCTTCTGGTCGATCCCGACGAAAAGTATGTGGAAAGATATTTTTTGCAAAAAGGGAAATACGGCTCTTCCGAGGTGTTCGGGCCGAAAGACAAGCTCGCCAGCCGCTCGTTAAAAGGGGTCCGCCTTCCGCTCAAAGAGATTTTTTCGTGA